One genomic region from Actinocatenispora thailandica encodes:
- a CDS encoding CvpA family protein has translation MYGSVVDIVVVVLAILFAINGYRQGFVVGILSFVGFIGGALIGLQLTPITADHFHTPAMRVVVSLATVLILAVLLQALAAMLGTRIRRSILSRGVQVVDDLGGAAVSIIAVLVVSWMIAVPLGSSSVPWLAKSVRTSA, from the coding sequence GTGTACGGCAGCGTCGTCGACATCGTGGTCGTGGTGTTGGCGATCCTGTTCGCCATCAACGGCTACCGGCAGGGCTTCGTGGTCGGCATCCTGTCGTTCGTCGGCTTCATCGGCGGCGCGCTGATCGGCCTGCAGCTGACCCCGATCACCGCCGACCACTTCCACACCCCGGCGATGCGGGTCGTCGTCTCGCTCGCCACCGTACTGATCCTCGCCGTGCTGCTGCAGGCGCTCGCCGCGATGCTCGGTACCCGGATCCGCCGCTCGATCCTGAGCCGCGGGGTGCAGGTGGTCGACGACCTCGGCGGCGCCGCCGTGTCGATCATCGCGGTGCTGGTCGTCTCCTGGATGATCGCGGTACCGCTGGGCTCGTCGTCGGTGCCGTGGCTGGCGAAGAGCGTGCGGACCTCCGCG